A section of the Eublepharis macularius isolate TG4126 chromosome 1, MPM_Emac_v1.0, whole genome shotgun sequence genome encodes:
- the LRRC73 gene encoding leucine-rich repeat-containing protein 73, whose amino-acid sequence MLPGSIQISGETLSSAEIRDICESLRENSIKLLSLRGCQLSDRDFGRICRGVAESHSLAQLNLNLGIVSNINRVKQLAEALKTNRSVQSLFLHGSPLTDAGLALLNPALSTHPSLVALDLGDCMLGDEGINLICGLLPPDGAKSGLKELTLSANPGITAKGWGHLAIAVAHSSQVRVLNLDYNPLGDQIAGMLAVSVASSRTLEVLDLEGTGLTNQSAMILLDMVENYPTALRTLILAENNISPELQQQISDLLSDGEEEEENETREVMAREKNSWICQSNSSSQMVLVTSGLGESLLAETEM is encoded by the exons ATGTTACCAGGATCTATCCAGATCTCTGGGGAGACTTTATCAAGTGCTGAGATTCGGGATATCTGTGAGAGCCTACGGGAAAACTCCATTAAACTGCTATCACTCCGGGGCTGTCAGTTGTCTGACCGAGATTTCGGGCGCATCTGCAGGGGGGTAGCAGAGTCTCACTCCTTGGCTCAACTCAATCTTAACTTGGGCATTGTCTCTAATATCAACCGGGTCAAGCAGTTGGCAGAAGCCCTGAAGACCAATCGGTCTGTCCAGTCTTTGTT CCTCCATGGGAGTCCCCTGACAgatgctggcctggctctcctcAACCCAGCACTCTCCACTCACCCCTCACTCGTGGCCTTGGATTTGGGAGACTGCATGCTTGGTGATGAAGGTATTAACCTGATCTGTGGGCTTCTCCCTCCTGATGGCGCCAAGTCTG GTTTGAAGGAGCTGACCCTCAGTGCAAATCCTGGCATCACAGCTAAAGGATGGGGGCACCTGGCTATTGCAGTGGCTCACAGTTCCCAGGTGCGAGTGTTGAACTTGGACTACAATCCACTGG GTGACCAGATAGCAGGGATGCTGGCTGTTTCTGTGGCATCCAGCCGCACCTTAGAGGTTCTGGACTTGGAAGGAACAGGACTTACCAACCAATCAGCCATG ATTTTGCTGGACATGGTGGAAAACTACCCCACAGCCTTGCGGACACTGATCTTGGCAGAGAACAATATCAGTCCAGAACTGCAGCAGCAGATCTCTGATCTCCTCTCTGAtggtgaggaagaggaggagaatgaGACTCGAGAAGTAATGGCCAGAGAGAAGAACTCGTGGATCTGCCAGAGCA
- the YIPF3 gene encoding protein YIPF3, whose amino-acid sequence MSGPGTAAGAGAPRGGTAAEWGAFEDNMQGGGSAVIDMENMDDTSGSSFEDMGEMHQRMKEEEEVDAEAAAADEEDGEFLGMKGFKGQLGRQVADQMWQAGKRQASKAFNLYANIDILRPYFDVEPMQVRNRLLESMIPMKMINFPQKIAGELYGPLMLVFTLVAILLHGMKTSDTIIREGTLMGTAIGTCFGYWLGVSSFIYFLAYLCNAQITMVQMLSLLGYGLFGHCITLFVTYNIHFHSLFYIFWLGIGGLSTLRMVAVLVSRTVGHTQRLILCGALAALHMLFLLYLHFAYHKVVEGILDTLEGPNIPPFQRVARDIPAVSSAVLNATAKTVALAL is encoded by the exons GGTGGGGGCAGTGCTGTGATTGATATGGAAAACATGGATGACACATCTGGTTCCAGTTTTGAAGACATGGGTGAAATGCACCAACGcatgaaggaagaggaagaggtggaTGCAGAGGCAGCTGCTGCAGATGAGGAAGATGGAGAATTCTTGGGGATGAAGGGTTTCAAGGGACAACTGGGTCGGCAAGTTGCAGATCAG aTGTGGCAGGCTGGAAAGAGACAAGCCTCAAAGGCCTTCAATCTGTATGCTAACATTGATATCCTGAGGCCCTATTTTGATGTTGAGCCAATGCAAGTTCGGAACAG GTTGCTGGAGTCCATGATCCCTATGAAGATGATTAATTTTCCCCAG AAGATAGCGGGTGAGCTTTACGGTCCCCTCATGCTGGTCTTCACACTGGTTGCTATCTTGCTGCATGGAATGAAGACATCTGATACCATTATT CGGGAAGGCACTCTGATGGGTACAGCAATTGGTACTTGCTTTGGTTACTGGCTAGGCGTTTCCTCCTTCATATACTTCCTGGCGTACTTGTGCAATGCCCAGATTACCATGGTGCAAATGTTGTCACTGTTG GGGTATGGCCTTTTTGGGCATTGCATCACCCTCTTTGTCACCTACAATATCCACTTTCACTCCCTTTTTTATATCTTCTGGTTGGGCATTGGTGGACTCTCTACACTACGAATG GTTGCTGTACTTGTGTCACGCACAGTGGGACATACTCAACGACTTATCCTGTGTGGAGCACTTGCTGCCCTGCACATGCTGTTCCTCCTTTATCTGCACTTTGCTTACCATAAGGTGGTGGAAG GCATCCTGGACACATTGGAAGGACCCAACATCCCTCCCTTTCAGAGAGTTGCCAGAGACATTCCTGCTGTTTCCTCTGCTGTACTGAATGCAACAGCCAAAACAGTCGCACTGGCCTTGTAG